A single region of the Salvia miltiorrhiza cultivar Shanhuang (shh) chromosome 8, IMPLAD_Smil_shh, whole genome shotgun sequence genome encodes:
- the LOC130999793 gene encoding endochitinase A-like, with product MKHSLTIYTLLALLLAAGNYVSGQNCGCAPNLCCSQFGYCGTTNDYCGPGCRSGPCTGSSGGNTIASIVTDNFFNGIANQAPAGCAGKGFYTRAAFLQAIQPYPTFGTAANSKQEIAAFFAHVTHETGHLCYTREINQANSYCASSTQWPCAPGQKYFGRGPLQISWNYNYGPAGKAIGFDGLNNPDIVATNPAISFKTALWFWMNNVHSIITSGQGFGATIRAINSIECNGANPAAVTARVNYYTSYCSQLGVDPGPNLRC from the exons ATGAAGCACTCTCTCACTATCTACACCCTTCTTGCTCTCCTTCTGGCCGCCGGAAACTACGTTTCCGGCCAGAACTGCGGCTGCGCTCCCAACCTCTGCTGCAGCCAATTCGGCTACTGCGGCACCACCAACGATTATTGTGGGCCCGGCTGCC GTTCGGGGCCGTGCACCGGTTCGTCGGGAGGGAATACAATTGCTAGTATAGTGACGGATAATTTCTTCAATGGAATTGCTAATCAGGCGCCGGCGGGCTGCGCCGGAAAGGGATTCTACACACGCGCCGCCTTCCTCCAAGCGATTCAGCCGTACCCGACATTCGGCACCGCCGCCAATTCTAAGCAAGAGATCGCGGCGTTCTTCGCGCATGTCACGCATGAGACTGGac ACTTGTGCTACACAAGAGAGATAAATCAAGCTAACAGCTATTGCGCTAGCAGCACACAGTGGCCATGTGCACCGGGCCAAAAATACTTCGGCCGCGGCCCATTGCAAATATCGTGGAACTACAACTACGGCCCGGCGGGCAAAGCTATAGGCTTTGATGGATTGAACAACCCCGATATCGTTGCCACAAATCCCGCTATCTCATTCAAAACCGCATTGTGGTTTTGGATGAACAACGTGCACTCGATTATCACATCGGGTCAGGGTTTTGGGGCGACGATTAGGGCTATCAACAGCATCGAATGCAACGGGGCAAATCCGGCCGCCGTGACTGCTCGTGTTAATTACTATACAAGCTACTGTAGCCAACTCGGAGTCGATCCCGGGCCTAATCTTCGCTGTTAG